A stretch of DNA from Chloroflexota bacterium:
CCTGCCCGCGGGCTGGTGCTGGCCTTTGGTGCGCCGCTGCCGCTGTGGTCTGTGGTGCGGAAGGAGGAAGCATGACGAAGCGCCCCGACCTCCCCTACACCATCGTTGGCGCGGCGATGGAAGTGCATCGCCAGTTAGGCCCCTGGCACGCTGAAAAGGTGTATCGGCGGGCGTTGCAAGCCGCGCTGGAACGCAAAGGGCTGGGCGTGCGCCCCGAAGTGCCGCTTCACCTGCGGGACGAGGATGGCGTGGTGCTGGCGATTTATCGCCCCGACCTGGTGGTGCGGCGAGGCAGGGAAACGGTGGTGGTGGAACTGAAGGCCGAACCTGCCCTGACGGACGCCCATGTGCGGCAGGTGAAAGCCTATTTGAGCGCCTGGCGCGGACGAGCGGAAGGCCTGCTGGTGAACTTCGGCGAAGCCCGCCTGACATGGAAAAAAGTGAGGAAGGAGAGGCCATGACCCGCATCATCACCATCACCAACCAGAAAGGCGGCGTGGGGAAAACCACCACGGCCATCCACTTGGCGCACGGCCTGGCGTTGGCAGGCAAGCGAGTGTTGTTGGTGGATTTGGATGCCCAGGCGCAAGCGGGCATTGCCATGCACATCCCCCCGGCGGACGGCGCTTTCTTCCTGCTGACGATGGGCCTGGACAGAGGCGCAACGGAATACATCCGCGCCCAGATGAAAGAAGTGCGCCCAGGCTGGCGGCTGTTGCCCGCCTCGAAGCGTTTGGCTGGCGTCGAACCGGCGCTCCCCTCCCCTGCCGTTTCCTGGTTGGCCGAGACGTTGAAGCGTTTTGAAAGGGATTTCGACTACATCGTGCTTGACACTGCCCCCACGGTGAACCGGCTGCAAGTGCTGGCCATGTGGGCTGCGGATTGGGTCATCGTGCCCGCAGCCCCCGAACCGCTGAGCGCCAACAGCATTCAGAAAGTGGTACAAACCCTCACCGGCCTCAAAAAGCAGCACCATTGGCAAGGCGGCCTGTTCGGCATTCTTCCGACCATGTACCGCGAGCGGGTGCGCGAACACGCCGAAACCCTGGCCGACTATCGGCACAGGTTTGGCGAAGCCCTGGTGCTGCCGCCCATTCATCTTGCCGCGCGCCTGGCCGAAAGCCCGGCCTACGGGCAAACGGTATTCGAGCGTTCCCCCACCGACCGCGCCGCCCGTGAGTACAGCGCGTTGGTGCAAGCCGTCCTGAAAGCGAGGTGAGTGAACATGAGCAAGAAGCAGCGCAAGAACCTGATGGACATGGAACCCTCCCCCACCACCCCCGACCCCGTGGTGCAATCCATTGCTGCGCCGGAAGCAGGCGCGCATTTGCGCGGGCGCAGGGCAAAGCGCAATCGGGCGTGGGAAAAGGCGAACCCTGTGCTGCGGTGCTGGGTGCCGGTGCACGTACGAGAACGGGCGAAAGAAGTCCAGGCAGCCATCAAGGGCTTGGCCGAAAACCTGTCGAAAGACGAAGGTTTCTTTACCACCACGGGCGAGGTTGCCCGTGTCTTCCTGGAATTTTCGTGGGCTGATATTGAACGTGGGCGCTTAATCCTGACCCCCCAACCCAACCCAAAAGGCCGCAAAATGCGATTGGATTGGGAAGAAGTTGGCGAAGGCTGGCGAAAAGCAAAGCGCGCACCGCGCAGCAAAGGAACAAGGCCAGGCAAAGGCAGCATGTGGCTGGGATACCGCATGACGCCGGACAACGTACGTCTTTGGCAAGAGCGTGTGCAGCAATTAGCGCAGCAGCATGACCTCACGCCTGGCGAGGTGCTGGTGCGGCTATTGAGCCACGGTTTGGCGGCTTACGAAAGCGGTCGTCTGGTATTTCGCAAAGCCCCCGTGGTGACCCGATGGCAAATTTCGGGCAGGATTTCGCGGAAAAACGGATGGTGAAAAACGGCTACCTGAACGGGACGTTCAGCCGCCGTTCAAAGCCCCGTTCAACCGCCGTTCAAAATACCGTTCAACCGCCGTTCAACAACATTGCACAGAAACGCCTGTAAGCCCCCTGAAAAATCGTCTTTGATGTCCAAGTAGGCCAGAAAGAAAGGCGGCTTAGAAGCCGTTTACGGGCGAGATACGGGCAAACCGAAAGGAGCGAAAAGATGTCGTTTGAAGCCTTTGAAAAAGCCTGGGAAAGTCAAAGTCCCCCTGCTCACAAACTGGTTTTGCTGGCCGTGGCAAACCAGGCCGATGAATACGGCTATGCCGTGGTCAACCTGGGCAACCTGGGAAGCAAATGCAACATGACCCTGACGGAAGTCCAGAGCGCGCTGGACAACCTGGCCGCTGCGGGGGAGGTTAGCGTCGAAGGGCAGCAAGACGAGAGCCTGCTGGTGCGGGTGTACCCCAAGCACACGTTCCGGCCAGGGCAATCCCCCTTGCGGCGGCTTTTCGAGGGAGGTAAGGCATGACGGACGAGATTATCCGCGTAGTCAAACGCGAAGCGATGGTCGCCGTGCCCAGGCAGGCGCTTGACGACCCCCGTTTGTCCCTGGCCGCAAAAGGCCTGTGGGCGTACTTGTTCGCCCACCCCGAACTGACCGCTGAGGGCATCGAGGCCGATGACCTGGCGCGGCGCGGGGTAGGGGAGGCGGATGAAATTCGGCATTGCCTGAAAGCGTTGCTTCAGGCCGGTTACCTGACCGAGGAGAGTGCATGATGGGCGAACAACGCTTTAGTGTGATACCCGTTCGCGCTGTAACTGACAAGAACATGCCCGCCCCTGTGTTTCGCACCCTGGCGGCTTTGGGATTGTTCACCGACAAAAACGGCTGGTGCTATCCGTCCTTGCGGGCGCTTTCCGAACTTCTCGGCGTCAGCCGGTCGAGGGTCAGTCGGCACATCAAATGGCTGGCGGAACATGGCTACTTGAACGTGCTGCCTCAGTACAACACCGATGGGAGCAGGGGAACGAACCGTATTCAGGTGCGCTTTGACTACCAGCCCGAAGACGACTTTGCAGCAGAAACGCCGCCCGAAGCAGAAGACGAACCCTCTAAAACTGCCGAAGATGAGCCACAGGCGGGGGAGGGGGTGTTGCGTCCAGAGCAACAGGGTGTTGCGCCCAGCGCAACAGGGGGTGTTGCGCCCAGCGCAACAGGTGTTTCGTCCAGCGCAACAGGTGTTGCGCCCTTAAGCGCAACGGGTGTTGCGCCCTTAAGCGCAACGTTAACGCCCCAATTAACGTCCCAGTTAACGCCCCAAGTTAACGCAAGGTTACAACAACAACAAAACACCCCACTTAACCTTGGGGAGCCCGCGGCTGCTGATGCTGCTGTTGCTGCTGCCGACCTGCCCAACGAAATCCGAGACGCCCTCAAAGCCCTGGGCTGGACAGGCGGCATGGGCGAGGTTGCCGCGGCATGGCAGCAAGATCCCGCGAGGGTGCGCGCGTGGGTCGAGCACGCGCAGCGCAAGGGGTGGTCGGCGGCGCTGCTGCGGGCGGTGTTGCGGGAAGACCCCGGCTACCCGCCGCGGGAGCCTGACCCCGTGCAGCGATACCTGGGCGACTACGCGCCGCCAGACCCGGACGACGCGGCCACGCCCAACGCACCCTCGCCGCCAGCGCCTCCGCCCGACCTGCCCGCGCCCGTGCGCCGGTGGTGGCAGGTCGTTCAGGGGCAGTTGCGGATGGAGATGCCCAAAGCGGCCTTCAACACCTGGGTACGCCCCGCGTTTCCCCTGGCTTTTGCCGACGCCAACGGCGGGGGAGGGAACGCTGTGTTGACCGTGGCCGCGGCCAATGACTACGCCCGCGAATGGCTGGCGGAGCGGCTGACCAAGACCCTGGAACGCAAACTGGCGGGCCTTGCAGGCAAGCCGGTGAGGGTGCAATTCGTGGTGCAGGAGGACGGCAATGCCTGACTTCCACGGTTTTCGTGATTATTTGCTTGCCCGTGACCTTGCTCCGGCCACTGTGCGGGGCTACCTGGCCGACCTCGAAGCCTTTGGCCGCTGGTTCGAGCAGACCAACGGCGAGGTACTGACGCCTGCGGCGGTGACGCCCACGGACGTGCGGGAATACCGCGGCTGGCTGCAACGGCGGGGGTTGAAAGCCGCCACGGTGAACCGCAAACTTTCCTCGTTGCGGGAGTGGTTGCAATGGGCATTGGCATCAGGACAGATTGCGGCCAATCCCGCGGCAGGAGTTCACAAAGTGCGGATGGTCGCGTCTGGCCCGCGCTGGCTGACCAAGCGGGAGCGTTACGCCCTGCAACGGGCAGCGGAAAAGATTTTACAAACCGCCCGCGGGCTGTACTCGCGCCGGTGGATAGTCCATGAGCGGGACGCCCTGCTGGTGCTGTTCCTGCTCAACACCGGCTTGCGGGTTGGGGAGGTGGTGCGGCTGACTGAAGCCGACCTTACCCTGACCGCCCGCGCTGGCGGCGTGCTGGTGCGGCGCGGCAAGGGGAACAAGCAGCGGGTGGTGCCGCTGAACGCGGAAGCGCGCAAGGCGGTGAAGCGGTGGCTGGAAACCCGTGGGGAGACGGGGATCACTGCCGCCGTGCTGTGGTCGGTGGGCAAAGGGCTGACGGCGCGCACCGTGCAGCGTGCGGTGGAGCGTGTAGCGCATGAGGCGAAACTGGACGGCGTAACGCCCCATGTACTGCGGCACACCTTTGCCAAGAGCCTGATAGACGCCGGAGCGGGGCTGCAGGAAGTGGCCGACTTGCTCGGCCACGCCAACCTGCAAACCACGCGGATTTATGTTCAGCCGAGCGCGGGCGACCTTGCCCGTGCGGTGGAAGCCCTGGTGGGCTGAAATTCGGCGAAAAATCGGGTTCTCAAAGATTCTCAAAAACTCTCAAAAGCAAGATGGCTAAAATCAAAACTTTTCGAGGCGGGCAGTTATGAGCAACAATACAGTCTCTTTGCAAGGTTGGCTAACCCTGCGCCGCGACCATGTGCGAGAGGCGCGGGTCAACGGCACAGTGTCCCTTGTCGTGGATGCGGACATGACCACGGGAAAGCCCTACCTGGGCGAGCGGCACGCGGTGGTGCTCGAAGGGCGACAGGCAGAGATGGCCCTGGCGCTGCTCGAAGCCTACCGCGCCGAAACCCTGACCGTTCAGGCCAATGTGCGCGGGACGCTCCGCACCTTCTGGGAGCGAGGAAAGCCCTGTGCAGCGGTGGCGGTGCGCTATGTGGAATTTCTCGGCGAACCCCGAAAGCGGGAAAGCGCCCATGCGGAAGCCTAACGACTTCCGCATGGGCAGGGCTGGCCTAACGGCCTGTGCCCCCGCACCATCGCCCTATCGGGCGTGGTTTAGGGGCGCAGGCCGAATAGGCCAGTGGGACGTCCGGCGGCCTACCGGCCTCCTGCGGCCGATTGGCCGCGTCCACGCGGCGCGTGCCGCCCACGAACACCTGGCCGTCCAGAACTTGACAGGGTTTCCCGCGTCCTGTAAAATGCGGTTGTGGCGTACTACCTTGGGCGTAGTGCGCCTTTTTCGCGCCCCGTGCCCGCGGGGCGTTTGGCGTTTAACCCTGCACGGAGGTGTTCCATGAAGCGAAAGATCCTTTTCTCCCTGCTTGCTGCGGTGGTTGTCGCCGCGGTCGTGGTGAGCGTTGGTGAGGCGGGCTTCCAACTGCCGCCCGGCCACGGTTATGGCAACGGTGGGAGCAGCGGCTACTTGCCCTTTCCGCGCACGCGGTACACCCCGCCCCGGCAAAACATTTATTCCTGGCGCGAGCAAATTCAACCGCGCGACTATGTTCATCGCCCCTGGATGGTACTGACAAACCCATCAGGGTTGCCCGGCTTGAAAGGTGGCGGCCAGATGGGACGGACGTTGGCATTCGTCCCATGGCCGTTGTCCGACGGAGCAATGTTGCCGCCTGCTTCCCCCCCAACCCCACGCCCACGACCGCGTCCCACACCGCGCCCGACGCCGCGCCCTGCGCCAGTGACATGCACCCCGACCTACGCCGCGCCGTCCCTGTACGCCGACACCGTGCCCTACAACCCGCCGCATCCGGTGGTCATCGGGCAGGACCCCCTCAAAACGGGGGTGGACGTGACCTTCAAAGCGTCTGGCGGGCGCAAGACCAACAACTGTCCGCGCGGTGCGGGGCAGCAGCGCATTGTGGAATTTCGGGTGCTGGAAGTGCAACTTGCCCAGAGCAGCCGCGAGTGGATCGCGACCGAACTGGCGAAGGTGTACCCCGGCGCGTATATCAAAGGGCAGTACCCCCTGCCGTTCAAGGTGAAAAGCCGCGGGCTTGGGTACCGCGCCGCCCTGACCGTCCACATCGACCCGCCCGACCCCGGCTTTTACGACTTCAAGGTCGAGGTGAAGCAGGCGGACGGTCAGAAGACGGTCAAGTGGTTCTCCGTGCCGGTGTACTTGCTGGAAACGACCCTCATCCACTAACTAATTGCCCGACCACCCGCCCCCCTGACTACTTGACTACTTGACTACCCAACTACCCAACGAACCTCATGCCTCACCCCTGGTATCTCCCCCTGATTTGGACGCTGAACGGCTTTCTGGCCGTGGTTTACACCGCGGCGGAGCACTGGTACTTGCTGGCGCTGGCCGGCGGCGTTGCCGCCCTGTACCTGCATCCCGTGGTGCAGAAAGGGGCAGAGGAGCATCGTCGCTGGCTGCTGGGTTCGGCGGTTGTGCTCTTGGGCGCAGTGGTGTTCAGCCCGGCAGCGATTGGCGCGCTGGCCGCAGGCATGGCATGGGCAGGGCTGGCCGCCCTGCGTCTGGAACGCTTCAACCCCCGCCTGTTGTACTGGCGCATCGTTCAGGGATTGGGGCTGTACGGCTTGATTGTGCTGGGGGTGCTGGCCTACTACGCGCTGGTAGCGTCAGCGCCCCCCGAAATGTTGGGGGGCGGACAGGCTTACCTGGAAATCATTGCGTCCATCGCCCTGTATGCTTACCCCCTGGGATTTTTGGCAATGCTGGCGCAGGCCGTCTTTGCTCATCCTCCGGTGAGCAGGCCGGAAGACTTGATTACCACCGTCCGCACGCGGGGAAAGGATTGAGCCATGAAACGCATCACCTTTTTCGTGTGGCTTTTCCTGCTGCTGCTGGCATCCTGTCAGGCGCAGCGGCCCCGCCCCGCTGCGCCTGGTACACCTGTCTGGAAACCCGCTGCAACCGCGCAGGCGGCGGCCTTGCAGGCTATCCAGACGCAGGTCGCCCACCTGCAAGCAGCCCTTACGGCCATGCCCGCCGCTTCCGCGGCGGAGGGGGAGGGAGCGGAAGGATTGGACGAGGGCGTGCCGGTGGTCACGAACACCCCCTCGCCTACGCCCACGCCAGTGGGTACGGTGGAGGCGGGCGTTAGCCATGCCGTGAAGGTCACGGGGCAAAGCGGGGCGCATCTCACCTTCCGAAATGTGCGGTGGGTGGAACAGGCGGGAGGCTTCCGCCCCAGCCCGGGCTACCGCTGGCTGGCGGTGGACGTCGCGATAGACAACCCGCCCAACAACGCGGCGGTGGACTATGCGCCCATTTGGTTCGCGGTGTTGCTGGACGGCGGAGCGGAACAGGTCATGCCCATCCCCATCGTGGGCGCGCCGCTGATGTCCCTGGTCACCATTCCCCCAGGCGGCAGGACGAGCGGGACGCTGGTGTTCCGCATTCCCGCGGACTTCGCCGACCAGACCACCTACACCCTGCAAATTCAGGACGCGCCGCTGACCATGCGGCCGCCGGTGACGGTGCGGCTGGAGGTGGTGGAAAGCGGCCAATAGGTCGGAGTGGCCGATTGGCCGAGGGTATAGGAGGCTTAGGCCGATTGGCCGCTTTGCAGCGCAAAGGAGCGAGCGATGATTGCGGTCGTGGACAACGGGATTAGAAACAGGGATGGGCAACCCATCATGTGGTTTCGCCTTCGCCAAAACGACGGGCGGGAGGTTTTCCGCGCGGTACTGCTGCATCGGTTGGCTGTCATCCCCATCAGCAGCAAAGAGGATTACGACTTGTTGGGGAAGCAGTGGGCAGCCGTGCGCGGCCTCTACAATGCGGGCGTAGATTTCGTGTACTCCACCCTGGGCATCTATCGCCCCGACCACGTCGGCATCGTGCAGTTCTACGGGGCGGCAGCCAATGGCGACACGCTGGACGAAGCGGAGCGGCTGGCGCGGCAGCGGTTGGCCGCGGTGCTGGCAACACTGGCAAACTACCCGCAGTCCCAGACCGTGCCCCCCGAAACGCAGTTCATGGCGTGGTATCTGGACTTCGTGATGTCCAGTAAGCGCATACTGGCTTTGCTGGGGCATCCCGACCCCCGTGAGACACGGCGGGGGTTGCTGGGGGAAGATGGGGAATTGCCCAACAACACGGGCGCAGACCTGGCCGCCGAGCAGAACGAAATCCTGTTCCGCGGCCTGGCAAAATTGCAGCGAAACTTCATCTTCCAGACGACCGCGGCGCACGTCTCCCGCAGGCGTTTGGCGGAAGCCCTGGTGCGTGTGGCGCAGGTGGCCTCCATCGTGGCGTCGCGGCAACGGGGGGCTATCAACATTGGCTTTGGGGTTTCTGTCCCCATCATGGCGGCGCTTTCCCGCGGCGTCAGCGCGGGGCAGAGCGTGGCGCATTCCCAAACCCACAGTACGGCCGAGGGTGTCAGCCAGGGGTGGGGGGTGGGGCATACCCACGGCACCGCTCATACGGATAGCATTACACAAACCACAGGCGGCGGCGTGACGCACACCGTCAGCAATGGTGTGGCGCACGGGCAGAGCCACAGCATAAGCCGCAGCGTGACCGATGGCGTCGCCCACACCACGAGCCAGAGCGTGACCGATAGTTCTTCCAGCACCGTCGCTCACGGCGTAACCCAAAGCGGCAGTGCTACCACTTCCAGCAACGTTACGAGCACGGTGTCCCAAAGTCAATCGCTCACGAATAGTAGTTCCCAAACGAGCAATTGGGCGCGGCAGCATAGTGCCACGTTGCAACAGGGCGGAGACGCAAGCGGCGATTTCGTCATCCTCCAAGGCGGGTACAAAAAGAGCGTCGCGGAACTTCAAGGTTTGAGTTGGGGACAGGCATCCACTCAGGGCACGGCGAATACCACCACCACCGGCGGAGCGTTGAGCACGGGAGCGGGCACAGCGTATACCAGCGGCCTTGCGAATTCGAGTTCTGTTGCCAGTACCACCGGACACGCCGTCAGTCACGGCACGGCAGACACCACCAGCCACGCGGTGAGCCGCGGCGAAGCCTGGGGAACGTCCCAGGTCAAGAGCCACGGCGAGGCGACATCGGTTTCCAGTTTTTGGAGCACCTCACGGGGGCACAGCGACACCGTGAGCCAGAGCGATAGCACGAGCCAGAACTGGGGGCGTTCTCACACCGAGGGCAATGCGAATGCCGTGGCCGCGGGGAACGCCGCGGGCGCGGTGTGGGGCGCGGGGCTTTCCGGCGGCCTTGTGCCGTCTGCATCTGTTGGCCGGTCATGGCAAACGGAAGACGACACCGCCATTCGCCTCACGGAAATCCTGCGTGGCCTCGAAGGGCTGCTCAATCAGGCCAGCGCCGAGGGCGGCTTTATGACCAGCGCGCTGTTGTTCACCGAGGACGATGAGGCGGCTGCCGCCGCCGAGAGCCTGGTGCCGCAGGCGTTCCACGGCCCCAACGTGCCCACGCCTGTGCTCACCATCCCGCCAGACCCCCAGGATGAGGAGCAGTTGCGTTTACATGCCCTTGCCCTGTTGCCGTGGGAGGATAGTCCCCAAGACGGCGACCCCTTCCACGGCATTCTCTGGCACAAGTACGACACGTTACTCACCGCGGGGCAGGTGGCTGCCTACACCGCCCCTTCCCTGCTGGAAGAAGGCAGCGCAGTCACCGTTATCGCCCCCATTCCCGAAGGGATGGGCTTTTACCCCGACATGCCGGGGGACGTGGTCTTGGGGCATCAATACAGCCCCACCACCCACGACCTCACCAATGCCCCTGTCCGGCTGGACAAGAAGCATCTCTTTCACACCATGTTCGCCGGTGATACCGGCTGGGGAAAATCCGTTTCGGCGGTGCGGATGGCCTACGAAACCACGCTGCACTGGCACACCCGCACCGTGGTGCTGGACTTCGGGGCGGGCTGGCGCGCGCTGCTCAACGCACCAGGGCTGGAAGGGCATGTGGACATCCGCCAACTGTGGCCGGACGCCCCGCGCCCCTTGCGCTGGAACCCGTTGCAAATCGGGCGCAACATTGACCCCGAAACCCAGTGGCGGGCTTTCGCCGACATCTTCGGCAGCATTGCCAAACTGGGCGTGCGGCGGCAAAAGCAGGAATTGTTAGACGCCCTGCGTACCGTGTACCTGAAAGCAGGCGTGCTGGTGGACGACCCCGAAATCCGCAATGATCCTGTGTGGGGCAGGGTGCGCGCAGATGAGGCCGACGCGGTGGGGGTGGACGCGAATACCCCCCTGGGCGATTTGACCTGGCAGCAAAAGCAGGCCGTGGCGGTGCTGCGGTCAAGCAGGGTTGGACTGTCCGACCTTTACAAACAGGTGGAAGCCAAGTTACAGGACGTCCCCCCGCGGGATACCATGCTGCAAGGCGTTCTGGAAGGTATCCTCTACCGCCTCAACCCGCTGGTGCAGGGCGCGGCGTCCCGCCTGTTCGCTTCGGGCACGGACGTCGTGCCCGTGGAAGACATGGCGCGCCCGTGGGGGGTGCTGGTGGTGGAGGGCGGCTCGTTCCTCGACGACTTCGGCAAAGCC
This window harbors:
- a CDS encoding DUF4352 domain-containing protein, with translation MKRITFFVWLFLLLLASCQAQRPRPAAPGTPVWKPAATAQAAALQAIQTQVAHLQAALTAMPAASAAEGEGAEGLDEGVPVVTNTPSPTPTPVGTVEAGVSHAVKVTGQSGAHLTFRNVRWVEQAGGFRPSPGYRWLAVDVAIDNPPNNAAVDYAPIWFAVLLDGGAEQVMPIPIVGAPLMSLVTIPPGGRTSGTLVFRIPADFADQTTYTLQIQDAPLTMRPPVTVRLEVVESGQ
- a CDS encoding GxxExxY protein is translated as MARPCPRAGAGLWCAAAAVVCGAEGGSMTKRPDLPYTIVGAAMEVHRQLGPWHAEKVYRRALQAALERKGLGVRPEVPLHLRDEDGVVLAIYRPDLVVRRGRETVVVELKAEPALTDAHVRQVKAYLSAWRGRAEGLLVNFGEARLTWKKVRKERP
- a CDS encoding recombinase, with translation MPDFHGFRDYLLARDLAPATVRGYLADLEAFGRWFEQTNGEVLTPAAVTPTDVREYRGWLQRRGLKAATVNRKLSSLREWLQWALASGQIAANPAAGVHKVRMVASGPRWLTKRERYALQRAAEKILQTARGLYSRRWIVHERDALLVLFLLNTGLRVGEVVRLTEADLTLTARAGGVLVRRGKGNKQRVVPLNAEARKAVKRWLETRGETGITAAVLWSVGKGLTARTVQRAVERVAHEAKLDGVTPHVLRHTFAKSLIDAGAGLQEVADLLGHANLQTTRIYVQPSAGDLARAVEALVG
- a CDS encoding ATP-binding protein, whose translation is MIAVVDNGIRNRDGQPIMWFRLRQNDGREVFRAVLLHRLAVIPISSKEDYDLLGKQWAAVRGLYNAGVDFVYSTLGIYRPDHVGIVQFYGAAANGDTLDEAERLARQRLAAVLATLANYPQSQTVPPETQFMAWYLDFVMSSKRILALLGHPDPRETRRGLLGEDGELPNNTGADLAAEQNEILFRGLAKLQRNFIFQTTAAHVSRRRLAEALVRVAQVASIVASRQRGAINIGFGVSVPIMAALSRGVSAGQSVAHSQTHSTAEGVSQGWGVGHTHGTAHTDSITQTTGGGVTHTVSNGVAHGQSHSISRSVTDGVAHTTSQSVTDSSSSTVAHGVTQSGSATTSSNVTSTVSQSQSLTNSSSQTSNWARQHSATLQQGGDASGDFVILQGGYKKSVAELQGLSWGQASTQGTANTTTTGGALSTGAGTAYTSGLANSSSVASTTGHAVSHGTADTTSHAVSRGEAWGTSQVKSHGEATSVSSFWSTSRGHSDTVSQSDSTSQNWGRSHTEGNANAVAAGNAAGAVWGAGLSGGLVPSASVGRSWQTEDDTAIRLTEILRGLEGLLNQASAEGGFMTSALLFTEDDEAAAAAESLVPQAFHGPNVPTPVLTIPPDPQDEEQLRLHALALLPWEDSPQDGDPFHGILWHKYDTLLTAGQVAAYTAPSLLEEGSAVTVIAPIPEGMGFYPDMPGDVVLGHQYSPTTHDLTNAPVRLDKKHLFHTMFAGDTGWGKSVSAVRMAYETTLHWHTRTVVLDFGAGWRALLNAPGLEGHVDIRQLWPDAPRPLRWNPLQIGRNIDPETQWRAFADIFGSIAKLGVRRQKQELLDALRTVYLKAGVLVDDPEIRNDPVWGRVRADEADAVGVDANTPLGDLTWQQKQAVAVLRSSRVGLSDLYKQVEAKLQDVPPRDTMLQGVLEGILYRLNPLVQGAASRLFASGTDVVPVEDMARPWGVLVVEGGSFLDDFGKAFLLGWLGWHLYTDMMARRVRHLSAPDEPLLQIFFEEANKIFGGIEQDSSDTEGISAAQRFGDMFRDARKYGVRLHIITQAPSLIPPDIVSSCNNLSIAFLKQPKDKDIVLSALARSEKGFRDEEWRRFLSDMGIGMAIGRFPYDEDRARQRPILYRPLMLDVPEPDDEEIARKLGRLAV
- a CDS encoding ParA family protein, giving the protein MEKSEEGEAMTRIITITNQKGGVGKTTTAIHLAHGLALAGKRVLLVDLDAQAQAGIAMHIPPADGAFFLLTMGLDRGATEYIRAQMKEVRPGWRLLPASKRLAGVEPALPSPAVSWLAETLKRFERDFDYIVLDTAPTVNRLQVLAMWAADWVIVPAAPEPLSANSIQKVVQTLTGLKKQHHWQGGLFGILPTMYRERVREHAETLADYRHRFGEALVLPPIHLAARLAESPAYGQTVFERSPTDRAAREYSALVQAVLKAR
- a CDS encoding ArsR family transcriptional regulator, with amino-acid sequence MMGEQRFSVIPVRAVTDKNMPAPVFRTLAALGLFTDKNGWCYPSLRALSELLGVSRSRVSRHIKWLAEHGYLNVLPQYNTDGSRGTNRIQVRFDYQPEDDFAAETPPEAEDEPSKTAEDEPQAGEGVLRPEQQGVAPSATGGVAPSATGVSSSATGVAPLSATGVAPLSATLTPQLTSQLTPQVNARLQQQQNTPLNLGEPAAADAAVAAADLPNEIRDALKALGWTGGMGEVAAAWQQDPARVRAWVEHAQRKGWSAALLRAVLREDPGYPPREPDPVQRYLGDYAPPDPDDAATPNAPSPPAPPPDLPAPVRRWWQVVQGQLRMEMPKAAFNTWVRPAFPLAFADANGGGGNAVLTVAAANDYAREWLAERLTKTLERKLAGLAGKPVRVQFVVQEDGNA